The nucleotide sequence aagcattagtccagtaaccataaagaattaaactgAAAGTTCTTTGTGTCTAAGGGGGATGTAATTAAAATTCTGACCACTTTACtcgggctttcttgatgacatcttcAGGATCGGGGgagtggaattagaattctgattgctttatactttttgtactcaggctttcttgatgacatcctcaggatgGCGGGgggtctatttatcttttatggccctggttgcccagtaattccacGATTAAAGGTCAATAGATCTATAGACCTGGGCAACTGGGGCAGCCTGACctggttgcccagtaattccataagaagataaagagaatagattaacggATTAATGTTTTTGGTtacgttcaacttttaaaaaaaaaatggtaccagtttgttccccatgtcatgaggattcagaatatatatagtttttagtgctacatattatattttgggagtttatcccagacagacagaatgagccctttatgtatatagatactCCAACACTCACTTCTGCCTTCACATGAGTGaattatgtcaaaatacttattATTCCTCACCAGATAACTAAAGTTAAACATCTTGGGGGGGACTGCATGCACAATCTGACCACAGTGGAATATGTGAAAAGGATTTATTAATTTTCTGTGCACTATATGATTGTTGAATCGTGATTCAGTTCGTCCTGCAGCTCTAGTTTTAGTCTTCAGTTTTCCACATTCATCCAAACGTCACTTATGACCTGCAGATGAGTGAGAAGACATGAAGGTGAAAGAAGAAGTCCAATTTGTTTTGAGCACACGTCCAGATGTCCAGTGTCCCAGCTTTAAAGTTGTGTTTATGTGCTGCCTGTATGTTCTGTCTATAAATTAATCTCACCTGTTGAGTGACATCTGCAGAGAGGATGAGGAAGGAGAGTTGTCTGGCCAACAGTCTGCATGCTGGTTCGCCATGGTCACATATTCTTCATCACACAGCCCTGAAGAACTGAGGCCAACCTGTGGTGACATCATCACATAGCCTAGCTCCTCTTCCTCTCCGCCTGGCTCCCAGCCCACCATGCTGCTGCTGGAGTCCTCTGGTCTCCCAGTGACCAGATTTGCCTTCATGTCCACGTAGCTGCCGGTCTCTGGCGTGGAGCCTGGCAGGGATCTGCAGGAACTGAAGTTAGAGGCGGAGCTTAGAGAAGCTGCCTGTGATTTCTCTGACCCACAGGACTCTGGGTGATGCTGTGTTGGGCTGGATGTGGTCTGAGATTGGCAAGAATGGCTGCAGGACAGGGGAGATCCACATGGTGTTGCATGCACTCGCTTTTCGTGGCGTTTGTGTCTGCTGCGTTTTAGAGTCTGACTCTGGTTTTGACTGATGTGGTTGGAATTTGGTGACCAGTTGAAATTTGGAAGTGCTCTCATCGCCCTCACAGTCTCCCAGACCACCTCATGAATGTGCTGGCCCAGTGCTGGGTCCCCTTCACAGGACAGACAAGTGTAAACAGGTCAGTCAGAGCGCCAAGGGATGAACAACAACAACGGCAGTTATTAAACCTTAACTCACACATGCCTTTGTCTCTCGCCTCCAACCAGATTTCTCCTGGACCAGTCGGTGCTTTCCTGCCAAGCTCCAAGAAGAACAAACCATCCGAGTGGCCAAAGCGCCGCACACTCAGCAGCGGTAGCATGACTGAAGGCAATCTAGTGACCACACCCACTTTCACCAAGACAAGTGAGGATGCTGTGAGGCAGAGCCGACTCTCCCCAGCCAGGCACTGGGTACGGCCCAGACCTCTGGCCTTCACAGTGACGGACCAAACCTTAAGGAGGGTGAGCAGATGCGTAGGTCGGGTAAAGATGGTTTAGTCGTGTGGTGGATGTAGTGACATGTTTCATGCATCACTTTCTTACTGCTGGTTTTTCTTAAATTTCTTTAATTGGGAAAAATCAGGTTTGGCCCACTGTATCTGTTTACAAGCTGTATGAAATCTATTACTGTTAAGCAGATTAAAGTAGTGAATttccaaccccagttccaatgaagtttggttgttgggtaaaatgtaaataaagagaatatgatttgcaaaacttcaacctatattgaatacaccacagagacaagatatttaatgttcaaactaataaactttattgtttttgtgcaaatatttgctcattttgaaatggatgcctgcaacacgtttcaaaaaagttgggacggggcaacaaaagactggaaaagttgatgaatgctcaaagaacacttgtttggaaacatttgagtgtcatgattgggtgtaaaaggagcatccccaaaaggctcagccattcacaaacaactgaactgcgtgaaaaaagaagaagtccagcagtttaagaacgatgtttctcaacattcatttgcaaggaattccatcatctacagtccataatataaatcagaagattcagagacctCAGGCGACAGttaacagttcatcgctacatctacaagtgcaagttaaaactctaccatgcaaagcgaaagccatacatcaacaacatccagaaatgctgccgccttttctgggcccaagatcatttgaaatggacagacgcaaagtggaaaagtgtgctgtggtctgagtccacatttcacattgtttttggaaatcatggacgttgtgtcctccggacaaaagaagaaaaagaccatccagactgttaccagtgcaaaattcaaaagccagcatctgtgatggtatgggggtgtgttagtgcccatgacatgagcaacttacacatctgtgatgacaccatcaatgctgaaaggtacatccagattttggagcagcacatgctgccatccaagcaatgtctttttcagggatgtccctgcttatttcagtagttgttacaacagcgtggcttcgtagtaaaagagtgcaagtACTAGTCTGGCCatcgaaaatgtgtggcgcattaagaagtgcaaaatatgataacgaatggagaccccagactgttgaacaactgaagttgtacatcaagcaagaatgggaaagaattccacctacaaagcatcaacaattggtgtcctcagttcccaaacgcttattgagtgttgttagaaggaaaggtgatgtaacacagtggtaaacataccactgtcccagcttttttgaaatgtgttgcaggcatccatttcaaaatgagtaaatatttgcacaaaaacaaaaagtttatcagtttgaacatgaaatatcttgtctttgtggtgtattcaattgaatataggttgaagaggatttgcagatcattgtattctgtttttatttacattttacacaacgtcccaacttcatcggaattggggttgtatcataaAATTGTAGCTATAGAATATTTCCTGCaaaattcacatttatttataatgcatcaTGTAATTCACACCAGATCTGCATTTATTTGTGTAcctctatccagattaattttgtGCCCCATGTTTGAGAAAAGTGGAGCCCAGCTTCCTTCAAAAGTCATCATCTTAACACTCCAGAAACATCACCTCAAGATTGTTTGATTGTACAGGTTGGTTGGGAAaagctgtttgtattttttcctaTTTGTTGTAGTTGCACtacttttttgtatttgctaCAATTTTACACAGTAAGTGTTATAATACAGTTATGAGTTCAGCAACAGCTaccagaagtttttttttaacaggaatTTACCTTTTCAGAagcatttattttaaatttgtgaAAAATTTGTGTACCATAATACAGTTACTAACCACGTATCAAAATTTGGTGATAGACTGTAGGCCATACCATCCTGCCTCATTTCCACAGGATTAAAAACTTGTCTGTATGAGTAAGAAAGATGTTTAACCTCTTTGAAAACGGCAGCAGGTGGCAGGGTGGAGTACCCATCATCCTCTTCATCAAGCTCTTCCTCTTGATGCTCTTCTTCTATCAGGTTCTTAACAGCCACATACCACGCTTCTTGTTCCTGCTGGTCATCCACTACGAGCACCATAGTCTGATCTTTGGCGTACAATACCACTATGTGGCCCTTTCTGAAGTTGGCGAGCCGGCTTGCACCAAGACAGTTCCTCAGATAAATCACCCTGAGAAGAAGGAATTTTATCTTTGCCATGTTTAAAAcaagaaaaaattttttttataacATTTTCATATTGTGAAGGTCATGATtgttgccttaaataaatagtctGAGACTGCTGTGACAGTATGCTTTCACTGTTCACGTGCTCTATAGTGAATTTTGAAGGTCATTGTTCTGGATCGAAACAGTCATGCAAAGTTGAAGGGAGAAGTGTGAGCAGAAAaatatgcacaagcaacagggatcactgcagccttgagaagattgtcaagCAAAACAGATTTCAGAACTTGAGCGAGCTTCAGAAGGCatggactgaggctggagtcagcACATCAAGAGTCAACACACAGAGCAGACGTGGCCAGGAAATGGGCTACATGCATTGCATTTCTGGTACTTATGTCTTATCTGGGCTAAGAAGAAAAACATCTGAACCACTGCTCAGTAGTCcgaagtcctcttttcagatgaaagtaaatttagCATTTCATTCAGAaaacaaggtcccagagtctggaaaaGGAGTGGACAGACACAAACTCCAAGGTGCTTGAGGTCAAGTGTGAAGTTTCCATAGTAATGATTTGGTGccatcatctgctggtgttggtccactctgTTTTATCACATCCAACTCAACTCAGTCATCTACCAGAAGACCTTAGAGCACTTCGTGCTTCAATCCACTGATGAGCCTTATGGAGATGCCAGTTTCCTTTTTCAGCAGGACTTGGCAACTGTCCAGAGCCAAAACTACTAGTAACTGGCCTGCTGTGGGTGTTACGTAATTGTCTGTGGGGTCAATCCCTCATGGATTCTCTATGAGAGACTGTCAAGAGGAAGATCAGAACCAGGTGAAAGGTGCTGGacaggtgtggggatactcaactCCCAAGCAGAGTGCTGTTATTTTCAAGTTTTCTCCCAGCGAACAAGGGGGGCTGTCTCAATGAGACTTCGGGTTGCAAAGGAGAGTCAGTTTTTGCAAATGGATCCTGGAAAACATTCCTGGAACGTGGAAGTGGGGTGATCCATGTTCAAGGCCTTCATTGCTGAGGGAGCTGCTTTGAGCTGGGACCAGGAGGTTGTCA is from Thalassophryne amazonica chromosome 1, fThaAma1.1, whole genome shotgun sequence and encodes:
- the LOC117514045 gene encoding insulin receptor substrate 2-B-like isoform X1, translated to MKRFKLDVMAEGGNECASQSGSAPATSSPLSSHCCSSTHTWLSAGSPPWPPWNNCQIEWDDDFESKESCSLVAQENLLLSSPFCHRWSPTGQVPNTLVPLSSALMSCSRQHGDVVKQGYLGKMERTHRRYFVLRAGSHTGPSRLEWYKTQHKFTAREKTAGKTTLFGSSTQGVIYLRNCLGASRLANFRKGHIVVLYAKDQTMVLVVDDQQEQEAWYVAVKNLIEEEHQEEELDEEDDGYSTLPPAAVFKEVWSVTVKARGLGRTQCLAGESRLCLTASSLVLVKVGVVTRLPSVMLPLLSVRRFGHSDGLFFLELGRKAPTGPGEIWLEARDKGDPALGQHIHEVVWETVRAMRALPNFNWSPNSNHISQNQSQTLKRSRHKRHEKRVHATPCGSPLSCSHSCQSQTTSSPTQHHPESCGSEKSQAASLSSASNFSSCRSLPGSTPETGSYVDMKANLVTGRPEDSSSSMVGWEPGGEEEELGYVMMSPQVGLSSSGLCDEEYVTMANQHADCWPDNSPSSSSLQMSLNSTNSDGLSPPRPPHHHTSEDSDSDCLVPTVLQVVTEANQSQTAVCCSNVKDAARLEENTLPPGGTVGFCLLTPTVTNRTGRPRSIPTHPDSKTRPRRPVQAMPDQSAVKRSCPGSLFCLPSCVEPEYL
- the LOC117514045 gene encoding insulin receptor substrate 2-B-like isoform X2 is translated as MKRWSPTGQVPNTLVPLSSALMSCSRQHGDVVKQGYLGKMERTHRRYFVLRAGSHTGPSRLEWYKTQHKFTAREKTAGKTTLFGSSTQGVIYLRNCLGASRLANFRKGHIVVLYAKDQTMVLVVDDQQEQEAWYVAVKNLIEEEHQEEELDEEDDGYSTLPPAAVFKEVWSVTVKARGLGRTQCLAGESRLCLTASSLVLVKVGVVTRLPSVMLPLLSVRRFGHSDGLFFLELGRKAPTGPGEIWLEARDKGDPALGQHIHEVVWETVRAMRALPNFNWSPNSNHISQNQSQTLKRSRHKRHEKRVHATPCGSPLSCSHSCQSQTTSSPTQHHPESCGSEKSQAASLSSASNFSSCRSLPGSTPETGSYVDMKANLVTGRPEDSSSSMVGWEPGGEEEELGYVMMSPQVGLSSSGLCDEEYVTMANQHADCWPDNSPSSSSLQMSLNSTNSDGLSPPRPPHHHTSEDSDSDCLVPTVLQVVTEANQSQTAVCCSNVKDAARLEENTLPPGGTVGFCLLTPTVTNRTGRPRSIPTHPDSKTRPRRPVQAMPDQSAVKRSCPGSLFCLPSCVEPEYL